The Listeria welshimeri serovar 6b str. SLCC5334 genome has a window encoding:
- a CDS encoding TcpE family conjugal transfer membrane protein gives MNREKQILDYREPFNAPYMIREIAKNVNLPFVVYAQDFTIATVSFALVFSCLLFLFGMNQLVIMISIAIPYGLIQLFNRVEPDGKRADIFLKDYLSYLVTYVMKHQVLYHEQLQTMKQEKVIYDCCTVTLLMIKEEEIPMNTITVDQVKKEIKELIVPELIHEFEPIKAREEGFYGLFETDDEVLLMKKTLHRQYTDGLLPLTEVLKLKDQYQPLIKQSLRKRITRLL, from the coding sequence ATGAACAGAGAAAAACAGATTTTAGATTATCGTGAGCCGTTTAATGCACCCTATATGATTCGAGAAATTGCGAAAAATGTCAATTTACCGTTTGTGGTCTATGCACAAGATTTTACTATCGCTACGGTGAGCTTTGCGCTGGTTTTCAGCTGCTTATTGTTTTTGTTTGGAATGAACCAATTAGTGATTATGATCTCTATTGCGATACCTTACGGATTGATTCAATTGTTTAATCGTGTGGAACCCGATGGAAAGCGAGCCGATATTTTCTTAAAAGATTACCTGAGCTACTTGGTGACGTATGTCATGAAGCATCAGGTGTTATACCATGAGCAGCTTCAAACAATGAAACAAGAAAAAGTGATTTATGACTGCTGCACAGTGACGCTACTAATGATAAAGGAGGAAGAGATACCAATGAATACCATAACTGTAGATCAAGTGAAAAAAGAAATAAAAGAACTCATTGTTCCAGAACTCATCCATGAATTTGAGCCCATAAAGGCAAGAGAAGAAGGGTTCTATGGATTATTTGAAACAGATGATGAGGTATTACTTATGAAAAAGACCCTTCATCGCCAGTATACAGATGGATTGCTTCCACTGACGGAGGTGCTCAAGTTGAAAGACCAATACCAACCATTAATCAAGCAATCCTTACGCAAACGGATCACTCGATTATTATAA